In the Xanthobacteraceae bacterium genome, CGAAATACGATCGCGGGGTTAAGCGGGATCGACGGCGCTGTCAGCGAAGCTGCGAATGGCGTCGGCATGACGCGCAGGCAGGCACTGTTCATGGTGGAATTGCCGCTGGCGCTTCCCGTCATCATGGCGGGCATCCGCACCGCGGCGGTCTGGGTGATCGGCACCGCGACGCTGTCCACGCCTATCGGCCAGACCAGCCTCGGCAATTATATTTTCACCGGCCTGCAAACCCAGAACTGGGTGTTCGTGCTGTTCGGCTGCGTCGCGGCGGCCGTACTCGCTCTCATTGTCGATCAACTGCTCGCCCTGATCGAAAGCGGATTGAAAGCGCGAAAGCGCAATCGCATCCTCGCCGGGGCCGCCGGCATCGCGCTCGTCGTCTTCGCGGCGCTCGTTCCCGGCTTTGTGCGGAACGGCAGCGGCTATGTCGTCGGCGCGAAGACCTTCACCGAACAATTCATTCTCGCCGCACTGATCGAGAACCGGCTGCGCGAGAACGGCCTGCCCGCCGCGCGGCGCGATGGCCTCGGCTCGACCGTGGCCTACGATGCGCTCCTGAGCGGGGAGATCGGCGTCTATGTCGATTACTCCGGAACGATCTGGGCAACCCAGATGCGGCGAACCGACGTGCGCCCGCGCGAGGAAGTGTTGCGCGAAATCCGCAAATGGCTGGAGCCGCAGGGCGTGTTGCTGGCTGGCACACTCGGCTTCGATAATTCCTATGCCCTCGCGATGAAGCGCACCCGAGCAGCGGAACTGAACATCAAGACCATTGCCGATCTGGCTCGCTACGCGCCGCAACTCTCCATCGCCGCCGACTACGAGTTTCTCGTGCGCCCGGAATGGACCGCGCTGCGCAATGCCTATGGCCTGCAATTCAGGACGCAACGGCAGATGCAGAGCACGTTCATGTATGAAGCGGTTGCGACCGGCGAAGCCGATGTGATCTCGGCCTTCTCCAGCGACGGGCGCATTGCGCAGTACGATTTGGTCGTCCTGAGCGACCCGAAAAACTCGCTGCCGCCTTACGATGCAATTTTGCTGGTATCACCGAAGTACGCGAACGACGAAAAGATGCTTTCCGCGCTCAAGCCGTTGCTCGGCGCAATCAGCGTCGAGAAGATGCGCGAAGCCTCGCTCCTCGCCGACCGCGCCGAGAACAAGCAGACGCCGGAAGGTGCCGCGCGCTGGCTATGGCAGCAAATCGAGAAGAAATAAGCATCAAGGCCGCAGCCGTTCGATCTTCAGCCGCTTCGCAATGATGCGGTCCGACATCCGCACCGGCAGCAGGTTGAACAGCCAGCGCGTGAACCCGCCCGGTGTAATGGTGTATCGCGTCTTCACGCTTGCGCCGGTCAGCGCGTGGTGGATGAGCTTCGCCACATCTTCCGGCGGCAAGCCGTTCGCACCCAGCTCCTGCATGAAGTGATAGGCCGCTTCCAGCGGCCTCGCGTAGGGCGAATTGCCGAGCTTCGAGAAATCCGGCGCAGCGCCCTTCCCCCAGATCGGCGTCTTGATCGGACCGGGGCCGATGACGATGACGTCGATGCCGAACAGCATCATTTCGCGGCGAAGCGATTCCGACAGTCCTTCGACCGCATGTTTGGAAGCGCAATAAGGCCCGGCGAACGGATTGCCGCGCTTTCCCGCCACCGACGAGATCATCACGATCCGTCCCGGTTCACCTTGCAGCGAGAGGTCCGCACCGAGCAGCGGCGCGAAGGCCTGCGTCGCCGCGATCAGCCCGATGACGTTGGTCTCGAACTGCTTGCGCCATTTGTCGAGTGACGTTTCCAGAAACGGGCCGGGCACGGCAATGCCCGCGTTGTTCACCAAACCTGCAAGCGTATGGCCGTTGAGGTCGACGCGTACTTTCGCAGCCGCGGCTTTCACGGCCGCTTCGTCGGTCACGTCGAAGACCAGCGGCTCGAAATTCGCGCCGATCTCCTGCTTCAGCCGCGCACCGTCCTCCGGCTTGCGCACGCTGCCGTAGACCTTGAACCCTTGCGCTGCGAGATACTTCGCGGTGGTTTCGCCGATGCCGGTTGATGCCCCGGTGATGACGACGCTCTTCATGCGCACTCTCCAAAAATGAAACCGCCGGGCGTTTGCCCGGCGGTTTTGCTTTAGTTCTTGCTCTTGTCTACCAGAGCCTTGACCTTGATCCAGGGCATCATGGCGCGGAGTTTTTCGCCGACCTCCTCGATGGGATGCTGCGCGAGCTTGGCGCGCGTCGCCTTGAACGAAGTCTGGTTGACCTTGTTCTCGAGCATCCAGTTGCGCGTGAAAATACCGCTCTGGATGTCATTGAGCACACGCTTCATCTCGGCCTTGGTTTCGGCGGTGATGATGCGCGGGCCGGTGACATATTCGCCGTATTCCGCTGTATTCGAGATCGAGTAGTTCATGTTCGCGATGCCGCCTTCGAAGATCAGGTCGACGATCAGCTTCACTTCGTGCAGGCACTCGAAATAGGCCATCTCCGGCGCATAACCGGCTTCAACCAGCGTTTCGTAACCAGCCTTGATCAGTTCGACCAGACCGCCGCAGAGCACGACCTGCTCGCCGAACAAGTCGGTCTCGCATTCTTCCTTGAAGGTGGTCTCGATGATACCGGCGCGGCCGCCGCCGATCGCCGATGCATACGACAAGCCGAGGTCGTGCGCGTTGCCGGACGCATCCTTGTGGATCGCGATCAGGCACGGCACGCCGCCGCCACGCAGATATTCGGAACGCACGGTGTGGCCGGGGCCTTTCGGCGCGACCATGAGCACGTCGATGTCCGGGCGCGGCTCGATGAGGTTGAAGTGCACGTTCAGGCCGTGGGCGAAAAGAAGCGCCGAGCCTTCCTTCATGTTGGCGTGCAGGTGGTCGCGGTAGATGTCGCCCTGCAATTCGTCGGGCGTGAGCATCATCATCACGTCGGCCCACTTCGCGGCCTCGACGACTTCCATCACCTTCAGCTTCTCGCCTTCGGCCTTCTTCACGCCCTGCGAGCCTTTACGCAGCGCGACCGCGACATCCTTCACGCCGCTGTCGCGCAGGTTCAGCACATGTGCGTGCCCCTGGCTGCCGTAACCGATAACGGCGACTTTCTTGCCCTTGATCAGGTTCAGGTCGGCGTCGCGATCGTAATAAACACGCATAGTCGTAACCCCCGTAAGGCGCGGGTTTTCCCGCATGATCTGTTTCCGCGAAAGCTTCTAGGGGGACCCGCCACCCCCGGCAACCCCCGTCAAAGCATACCGAAATAGCGCAGCAACGAGCGGGTCGCGAGGCCGATCACCAGCAGGCCCACGACGACCATGAGGATGCGCGTGGGTGCGACCCGCGCGATCAGGCCCGCGAACGGCGCGGCAATCAGCCCGCCCAGAATGAGCGGCACTACCGGCGAAAGGTCGCCCCAACCGAGATGCAGGATGAGCGTCGCCGAGGTAGCGACGGTTACGAAGAACTCGGTGAGGTTCACCGACCCGATCACATAGCGCGGCACATGCCCGGTTCCGATCAGCGTGGAAGTCACGACCGGACCCCAGCCGCCCCCGCCAACCGCATCCAGCGTGCCTCCAGCAAAGCCAATCGCAGGCATCCCGCGCCTGCTCGGATCGACGACCGCGAAGGCACGCAACGCACGAATGACGATGATAACGCCGATGATAAGGAGGTAGGTACTGACGAACGGCGCGATCTTCTTGCCATCGATATTCGCCAGCACCGTCGCGCCGACGATGCCACCGATCACGCCAGGAAGCGCAATGCGCTTCACGATGCTCCAGGAGACGTTCTTGTTGACGTAATGCGAGATGCCCGACGCGGCGGTCGTGAAGATTTCCGCGATGTGAATCATCGCGCTCGCCTGTGCCGGTGCAACGCCGCTGGCCATGAGAACAGATGAACCGATCACGCCGAACGCCATGCCCAATGCGCCGTCGACAAGTTGCGCGAAAATCCCGATCGCTACGAATGTCCAGAAATCGCTGCCGAAATCCATTGTGCGCCCCAGCAAAATGAACAGACGGAACCAAGCCTATTCAAACGCTGTTGCAAGCAAATTGATCCAGCGCAGTTTGCGAGGCCT is a window encoding:
- a CDS encoding ABC transporter permease subunit, which produces MKDIDPRIAEALARLPEYLGNHVLLSVSALALGLAISLPLGILAARSNVLRWPLLAFASLIQTIPGLALLALFYPILLGISGLTSMLFGASFSAFGFLPSLLALTLYSMLPVLRNTIAGLSGIDGAVSEAANGVGMTRRQALFMVELPLALPVIMAGIRTAAVWVIGTATLSTPIGQTSLGNYIFTGLQTQNWVFVLFGCVAAAVLALIVDQLLALIESGLKARKRNRILAGAAGIALVVFAALVPGFVRNGSGYVVGAKTFTEQFILAALIENRLRENGLPAARRDGLGSTVAYDALLSGEIGVYVDYSGTIWATQMRRTDVRPREEVLREIRKWLEPQGVLLAGTLGFDNSYALAMKRTRAAELNIKTIADLARYAPQLSIAADYEFLVRPEWTALRNAYGLQFRTQRQMQSTFMYEAVATGEADVISAFSSDGRIAQYDLVVLSDPKNSLPPYDAILLVSPKYANDEKMLSALKPLLGAISVEKMREASLLADRAENKQTPEGAARWLWQQIEKK
- a CDS encoding sulfite exporter TauE/SafE family protein; this translates as MDFGSDFWTFVAIGIFAQLVDGALGMAFGVIGSSVLMASGVAPAQASAMIHIAEIFTTAASGISHYVNKNVSWSIVKRIALPGVIGGIVGATVLANIDGKKIAPFVSTYLLIIGVIIVIRALRAFAVVDPSRRGMPAIGFAGGTLDAVGGGGWGPVVTSTLIGTGHVPRYVIGSVNLTEFFVTVATSATLILHLGWGDLSPVVPLILGGLIAAPFAGLIARVAPTRILMVVVGLLVIGLATRSLLRYFGML
- a CDS encoding SDR family oxidoreductase; translation: MKSVVITGASTGIGETTAKYLAAQGFKVYGSVRKPEDGARLKQEIGANFEPLVFDVTDEAAVKAAAAKVRVDLNGHTLAGLVNNAGIAVPGPFLETSLDKWRKQFETNVIGLIAATQAFAPLLGADLSLQGEPGRIVMISSVAGKRGNPFAGPYCASKHAVEGLSESLRREMMLFGIDVIVIGPGPIKTPIWGKGAAPDFSKLGNSPYARPLEAAYHFMQELGANGLPPEDVAKLIHHALTGASVKTRYTITPGGFTRWLFNLLPVRMSDRIIAKRLKIERLRP
- the ilvC gene encoding ketol-acid reductoisomerase, coding for MRVYYDRDADLNLIKGKKVAVIGYGSQGHAHVLNLRDSGVKDVAVALRKGSQGVKKAEGEKLKVMEVVEAAKWADVMMMLTPDELQGDIYRDHLHANMKEGSALLFAHGLNVHFNLIEPRPDIDVLMVAPKGPGHTVRSEYLRGGGVPCLIAIHKDASGNAHDLGLSYASAIGGGRAGIIETTFKEECETDLFGEQVVLCGGLVELIKAGYETLVEAGYAPEMAYFECLHEVKLIVDLIFEGGIANMNYSISNTAEYGEYVTGPRIITAETKAEMKRVLNDIQSGIFTRNWMLENKVNQTSFKATRAKLAQHPIEEVGEKLRAMMPWIKVKALVDKSKN